The Chlorocebus sabaeus isolate Y175 chromosome 16, mChlSab1.0.hap1, whole genome shotgun sequence genome window below encodes:
- the PNPO gene encoding pyridoxine-5'-phosphate oxidase: protein MTCRLRGVTATFGRPAEWPGYLRHLRGRSAAMDLGPMRKSYRGDREAFEETHLTSLDPLKQFAAWFEEAAQCPDIGEANAMCLATCTRDGKPSARMLLLKGFGKDGFRFFTNFESRKGKELDSNPFASLVFYWEPLNRQVRVEGPVKKLPEEEAECYFHSRPKSSQIGAVVSHQSSVIPDREYLRKKNEELEQLYQDQEVPKPKSWGGYVLYPQVMEFWQGQTNRLHDRIVFRRGLPTGDSPLGPMTHRGEEDWLYERLAP from the exons ATGACGTGCCGGCTGCGGGGCGTCACAGCGACGTTCGGGCGACCTGCCGAGTGGCCAGGCTACCTCCGTCACCTGCGTGGTCGCAGTGCTGCCATGGACCTGGGACCCATGCGCAAGAGTTACCGCGGGGACCGAGAG GCATTTGAGGAGACTCATCTGACCTCCCTTGACCCACTGAAACAGTTTGCTGCCTGGTTTGAGGAGGCTGCTCAGTGTCCTGACATAGGGGAAGCAAATGCCATGTGTCTGGCTACCTGTACCAG AGATGGAAAACCCTCTGCTCGCATGTTGCTACTGAAGGGCTTTGGGAAAGATGGCTTCCGCTTCTTCACTAACTTCGAGAGTCGAAAAGGAAAAGAGCTG GACTCGAATCCCTTTGCTTCCCTTGTCTTCTACTGGGAGCCACTTAACCGTCAG GTGCGTGTGGAAGGCCCTGTGAAGAAGCTGCCGGAGGAGGAGGCTGAGTGCTACTTCCACTCCCGCCCCAAGAGCAGCCAGATTGGGGCTGTGGTCAGCCACCAGAGTTCTGTGATCCCTGATCGGGAG tatctgagaaagaaaaatgaggaacTGGAACAGCTCTACCAGGATCAAGAGGTGCCCAAGCCAAAATCCTG GGGTGGCTATGTCCTATACCCTCAGGTGATGGAGTTCTGGCAAGGTCAAACCAACCGCCTGCATGACCGGATAGTCTTTCGGCGGGGCCTACCCACAGGAGATTCCCCTTTGGGGCCCATGACCCACCGCGGGGAGGAAGACTGGCTCTATGAGAGACTTGCACCTTAA